A stretch of Pseudorhodobacter turbinis DNA encodes these proteins:
- the lysM gene encoding peptidoglycan-binding protein LysM produces MGLFNFWKTSGKKVADEPTADSLKKEVADLGLDAKGLDISIVGDKVKIKGDAVSKEIREKVILAVGNVAGVAEVEDDAADEAVFHTVEAGDTLSAVAKKTLGNANRYTEIFEANKPMLSHPDKIYPGQVLRIPQGD; encoded by the coding sequence GTGGGACTTTTTAATTTCTGGAAGACTTCCGGCAAGAAGGTTGCAGATGAGCCGACGGCGGATTCGCTCAAGAAAGAAGTCGCCGATCTTGGTCTTGATGCCAAAGGGCTCGACATTTCGATCGTGGGCGACAAGGTCAAAATCAAAGGCGATGCGGTTTCAAAAGAGATCCGTGAGAAAGTCATTCTGGCCGTCGGCAACGTCGCGGGCGTCGCCGAGGTAGAGGATGACGCTGCCGATGAGGCTGTGTTCCACACCGTCGAAGCCGGTGACACCCTCTCTGCAGTCGCCAAGAAAACACTTGGTAACGCGAACCGCTACACCGAGATTTTTGAGGCCAACAAGCCGATGCTAAGCCATCCCGACAAAATCTATCCCGGTCAAGTTCTGCGCATCCCACAGGGCGACTGA
- a CDS encoding YaeQ family protein, with translation MAQKATIYKIELSVSDMDRHYYEVHKLTVAKHPSETDERLMVRILAFALNAHEQLEMTKGLSTDDEPDIWQKSLSGDLELWVALGLPSEKVVRQSCGKASKVIVYCYGGRTAEVWWEKIKNSTTRFDNLQVVNLSAQDTGDLGKLASRSMKLQVNIQDGEVMLSVDESIVYVAPVKLKDVE, from the coding sequence AGCCACCATTTATAAAATTGAACTCTCTGTCTCCGATATGGATCGTCATTACTATGAGGTCCATAAACTGACTGTTGCCAAACACCCGTCTGAGACGGATGAGCGGTTAATGGTGCGTATTCTCGCTTTTGCACTGAATGCGCATGAGCAGTTGGAGATGACCAAGGGGCTTTCAACAGATGACGAACCCGACATCTGGCAGAAAAGCCTAAGCGGCGATCTGGAGTTATGGGTGGCGTTAGGGCTGCCGAGCGAGAAGGTTGTGCGCCAATCCTGCGGCAAAGCCAGCAAGGTGATTGTTTATTGTTACGGCGGCAGGACGGCCGAGGTGTGGTGGGAGAAGATCAAGAATAGCACCACCCGCTTTGACAACCTTCAGGTTGTTAATCTCTCGGCACAGGACACGGGTGATCTGGGGAAGCTGGCAAGTCGCTCAATGAAGCTACAGGTTAACATTCAAGACGGCGAAGTAATGCTCAGCGTTGATGAGAGCATAGTCTATGTTGCGCCGGTCAAATTGAAAGATGTTGAGTAG